ACTGAAAGATGTGCCGAAAGGAAAATGGTATTGTTCGGACTGCGCAGGTCTGAAGAGTCGCAGGAAAGGACGGTGATGATGACAATGTTGAAGAGCTTCTATCCCTTGTAATTTAGGATTTGTACATTCTGTTCTTTTAAATCTTTACCTGTAGCCTGTAGCTTCGACTTTAGTTGGATGTAAATGAATCCTGACCTTGTTCTCGCATTCAAAAAATGTTTGTCCGAGCGATACTAGCAGACCTTGTTGTACCTTTTGCCAATGCAAAAACCAAATTTATAACAGAAAAACCGGCTATCTTTATCGGGTTCATAAGCAACCAGAACAACAAGAGTCCATACAATCTTATCTATGAAAAACAACAACGAGAAAGAAACTCATGCTATGATCTTTTTCAGTGCTTTTCGCCTAATTTGATGAACATCTCTCTTTTTGCCCTGAAGTAGTCGAGGGCTCTCGCATAATCTGGAAGGCTTGACTTGATGACTGAAACTTGCTTGAAGTTCTCCATCCATTCGTGCAAAAGTGGGAACGTTTCGGCTTTCACGAGCTTCACTCCTATTATATCTTCCATGACGGGCAGGGTGTGAACGATCCATCCCAAGGCGATGTCCGCGAGCGATACCTCCTCGCTTCCGAGGAACTTGTTTCCGCCGAGGCCATTCTCTTCTATTGTTTTGAAGGTGTCCAAGGTGAAGTTGATGGCCTTTTCTTGGTCTTCTCCGACGTGACGAAAGAAAGCCATCATGGGTATAGACTGCATCAAGAGAACAGCGTGGATTTACgtcaaagaaaacacaaaaaattgaAGATCTGACTCTTATAGGAAGACTAAGTTCATGGCATCCCATCATTTTTATCCTTACCTTCTCCTCGATGAACTTAGCCCAGAATCGGACCACGGCCCTCTCGTGAGCATCTTGAGGAAGAAGCGGATTCTGCGCCCATGTCTCATCAATGTACTCAACGATCAGCATCGACTCCGTGACCGGTTTCCCACCATGAACGAGCACAGGGACCTTCTTGTGGACCGGATTGTATCGCACCAGCGACTCGCTCTTGCAGATGATATCTTCAGCTATGTACTCGTAGCTCAGACCCTTCAATTGGAGAGCCCAGATGACTCTCTGGGTGAATGGACTCGACCAGAGTCCATGTAGCTTCACATCATCCGCCATTGATGTGATGAGGAAGAGCTGCAAGTTCAGGAGCTATGTTGGGTTTGGCTTAATGCATGAAATCGTCCTTAAAAACAGCTTGCTTTTCGGAGTTCATGTATTCGAGAATGTTGAAAGgtatgaaaagaaaagtcaaattttttccAACTGCTGATCAACAAAAGTCATGTGATGGATCACATGGTCAAAATTGGAGGGTTAAGGTTTCATTTAATTTGGTCATTAAATTACGTTCTTGGTAAATTTCGGCCTGAGTTCAACCCGAGGAAAATTACTTTGACCGGTATGaatatgcatttcttttttcctctagTTGAAGTAATATATTCATTGAAATTGTGTTTGTAATGCTCTCAGACATGATTTGTCTGGTCAAATTACATGTCTTCTTGTCAAATCGGCTTTATGAACTTACAAGTCAAGAATGATTTTAACATACACGgataaaattgtttttttttaataattatttgatcaattataaatttattttgtagatcttaattattttttgataaatttttctaatataattttaagGGCGTGCATAACAATATTtatgtttctctatttctctgtttttttatttcttgaacatgtttggaataaaaatccatttggtaatgcaatttcatttttctatttttggaacaaatttctattctagaaatagatttggagcaaaaatcgaagttaaaatttttagcttttctatttatggaataaaaatgaaaaatcaaaattttcctcaTCGTTCACTTTTGTCATTTGTCTGTCGCCCACTTGCTGCTCATAGGATGCCGCTCATGGGATGCCGGACACTCTCCACCAATTGTCGGCCGCTCGCCGCTGGCCTTGATCACTAGCCACCAACCGCCAGCTACTACACATCAGCCGCCGGCTACTGCACGTCGGTTGCCAGCTACTGCACGTCAACTGCCAACCACTGAACTCCGATCGCTCGTCGCCAACCGTTGTCATCGAATGCCGAACGTCCATCGGTCGTTGGCCACTCATTGCCAATCGTTGGATGCCGGAGGCTCACCACCAACCATCGGATGTCCGCTGTCGATCGTTTGCCACTTGACATTGGATGTTGGCCGCCTGCCAACCACTGCCGGCCTCCGGTCGCCGAACTTCGGATGTCAAATGTTGGATGTCGAGCTCTAGATGTTGGACATTGGTTGTTGGTCACCGGACTCTGACATCGGACTATGGACTTCGGTTGCTCGCTGCTGGTCACTGGATTCGGCATTGGACATCGGACTCGAACTTTGGCCGCTCACCGTCGGTCCTTTGGATGCCGGATGCCGAACTCTAATCATCGGACTTTGGATTCCAACCATCGGATGTCGGTTGTTTCTTTgctctagaaataaaaattttattataatatcaaacgaatttttattttataaataaaaattttgaatcgttatcaaatgtgtttttttctCAAAACTCGTCCATGGAACTtggcaaaaattgatttctattccagaaattttgtcatgcacgtCCTAAACctttgcatgaaatttcaacATAGTTCTTTTGACCAATTCGTGTATCGCCATGTCAGCGACTTGTATCGGCAAGTGGCCGAAATAATTAAATTGGAAttccatgaaaatatataagattacattgacaaaattggaaagtttataattaaattgacattcgggtataagattgaattgataattaTTCCTCCTAACAGCCCTTTCTTATTTGTGGAAGACAAAAATTTGGCTCTACGTTGGTAGTCCTCCAACTATGACCCACTTCTCAATTCCATGGACATGCAGAAGAGAATGTATATTGAAGCCGACGCTCTTGCTTCCATTTCTTCCAACCTTGCTCTTGCGGATGCTTCCCTTTAAGGCAAAACATTCCCCTACCGATGCATTTTTACATTTCACAGTTTGGGCCAATCACTTAACCCCATTTATCTTCGATATAAAGTGCTCGAAATTGATGAGTTTTTACGAACTCTTTTAAAGTGACTGACTGCTTTTAAGCAAACCTTCTAACCATCTTTGTACTCCTACCTCCTTTGTGGCTACGTAGTTTTTGGAGGGCCTTAGCTAGTGGTCCAGTCATTTTCCTCTCAACAGTGAAACTTACTCATCTCTTGTCATCTCACTTTGGATTTTATATTTAACATTCGAAGTTTTGCCTTCTATCACTATATTTGCCTTATTCCATCATGAAAACTTAAAGTCCTATAAGATCCGGATAATCATTTCTAAGTTCTAATTGCAATACATTACGTACTcctaccaatttttttttttttgtgcagaaCATTAATCATTTCACACCTCGATTGGGTCAAAAAAGTTTATCTTGccttttgaattttgacttttGTGACGTTCTCACAGAAAAGATTAAAGcaaattatttaaatgaaaagcacatatcaattttagaaattcaCGTCACGTCACATGATGGGGGTGGGATTTCACCAATTTTGGCATAATCCTGACATATTTGGATCAACTTTAATGCTTACGTAAgaatttaaatctaatttataaatctgagaaaaataaggaaagtaagtaaaaaagataattatataaatagtCCATGGACTTTAGTTCAACATAAAAcgtgatccataaatttttaatttgtttaaaatggCTCCTGACCTTTTGACCaagagaaaattattatttcataCTCAGAAAAGCAAAATGTCCAGCGGTCGGTATAGTTACCAAACTTAAAAACCGGCCTGATGTTGTCGCGTTACCGTACCCGCGTACCGTATCCGCATCGTATTATTACAATTAATGCCccaccaaaaaaaggaaaaaaatccgAAAATAGAGAAGGAGCAGAAGAGAGGGAGATCTGAAAATTGCAACTCTCGAATTTCCCAATTCCTCCGATTCGCTCCCCACCAGATCGGACCCCTCCATTTCTTCCCAAATTCTCAATCAAATCCGATTTCGAGCCGTTCGTCCTCCGATAATCTCACCGATTCCGCCATTTCAGCTCCCCTCCCGCTCCGGCCGCCGGAaagtttcgttttttttttttttttttttggggcggtGCATGTCCGGTTCCGGTGGTCTGTCGATCTCGATTTTCGCGATTCGTCGGTGGGCGCGGTTGCCGGAGTTTCGGCCATCGGTGATTCGCCGTTGAGGAGCGGTTCTTTGGGAAGCTTTGGTTCGGGTTTTGGCTGGGTGGGGCTGCGGCGGGGGCGGGTTGGAGGTGGGGAATGGGGATTTGGGCGTTGATGTTGAATGTGATTCGTTAGGGTTTCCGGATTCGTGGGTTTCGGATGGCCTCCGCTCAGGTGCTGCCGAGTTCGCGGAAGCAGGAGCATCTGGAAGCTGGCAAGCGCCGGGTAAAATGACTTTTGCGGGCGCGGATTTCTCTGAATTTCCGATCCTTTTTGTTCGAATTTCGGATCGCTGTGCCTTTTGAGAACATTTGTATAGCTTGAATTGCTCGCGCGTGTGG
This region of Eucalyptus grandis isolate ANBG69807.140 chromosome 8, ASM1654582v1, whole genome shotgun sequence genomic DNA includes:
- the LOC104456066 gene encoding glutathione transferase GST 23 — translated: MADDVKLHGLWSSPFTQRVIWALQLKGLSYEYIAEDIICKSESLVRYNPVHKKVPVLVHGGKPVTESMLIVEYIDETWAQNPLLPQDAHERAVVRFWAKFIEEKSIPMMAFFRHVGEDQEKAINFTLDTFKTIEENGLGGNKFLGSEEVSLADIALGWIVHTLPVMEDIIGVKLVKAETFPLLHEWMENFKQVSVIKSSLPDYARALDYFRAKREMFIKLGEKH